A DNA window from Vigna angularis cultivar LongXiaoDou No.4 chromosome 1, ASM1680809v1, whole genome shotgun sequence contains the following coding sequences:
- the LOC108333552 gene encoding peroxidase 10: MESLLHRKHTQAMTCRVVVIYFSFLFFLATFVPLVHMLPYDRNQLDINFYDRSCPNLLMIVRYGVWSALKYDSRMAASLLRLHFHDCIVNGCDASVLLDDTPYFTGEKNALPNHNSLRGFEVIDDIKQHVERLCPYTVSCADILALAAREAIDMVGGPSWPVSLGRRDATTTSKEAAEQQLPSPIESLENITAKFYSKGLDLRDVVALSGGHTIGFAQCFTFKGRLFDYQGSGRPDPVLDSSLLTRLQSMCPNEETSNSNLAPLDATSTSTFDNEYYRNLIYNTGLLQSDQALTRDRRTAAMVYYYSNNRFSFYNDFSQSMVRLSNAGVLTGRMGEIRQKCGSVN, from the exons ATGGAGTCCTTGTTACATAGAAAACATACTCAAGCCATGACTTGTAGAGTTGTCGTAATCTACTTCAGCTTCCTTTTTTTCCTTGCTACCTTCGTTCCACTTGTTCATATGCTTCCCTATGATAGAAACCAGCTTGACATCAATTTCTACGATAGATCATGCCCTAATTTGCTCATGATTGTTAGATATGGTGTTTGGTCAGCCTTGAAATATGACAGCAGAATGGCCGCGTCCCTTCTTCGGTTACACTTTCACGATTGCATAGTAAAT GGTTGTGATGCTTCGGTGCTTCTTGATGATACACCATATTTCACTGGTGAAAAGAATGCTCTTCCTAATCACAATTCACTTCGGGGGTTCGAAGTCATTGATGACATAAAACAACATGTTGAAAGACTGTGTCCATACACAGTCTCCTGCGCTGATATATTAGCATTAGCAGCCAGGGAAGCTATTGATATG GTTGGAGGACCTTCTTGGCCTGTTTCATTAGGCCGAAGAGATGCAACAACAACAAGTAAGGAGGCAGCTGAGCAACAACTTCCCTCTCCGATTGAGTCTCTAGAAAACATCACTGCAAAGTTTTACTCCAAGGGTCTTGACTTGAGGGATGTTGTAGCCCTTTCAG GAGGACATACAATTGGTTTTGCTCAATGCTTCACCTTCAAAGGGAGACTTTTTGACTATCAAGGCTCTGGCAGACCTGATCCCGTGCTTGACTCTTCGCTTCTCACAAGATTGCAAAGCATGTGCCCAAATGAAGAGACTTCGAACAGCAATCTAGCACCTCTTGATGCTACAAGCACCTCCACGTTCGACAATGAGTACTATAGAAATCTCATATACAACACAGGCCTTCTACAGTCTGATCAAGCACTAACTAGGGATCGAAGAACTGCTGCTATGGTTTACTATTACAGCAACAACCGTTTCTCCTTCTACAATGATTTTTCCCAATCCATGGTGAGGCTTAGTAATGCAGGCGTTCTTACAGGAAGAATGGGAGAAATTAGACAGAAATGTGGCTCTGTAAACTAA